The genomic stretch CCTTCTTATATGTCATAATGCTACTTGATACACATGGTGCCTAAGTGAAGGGGAGAACaagctcattttttaaaatatggtggGGACCAAAAGTGGTAGTATGAGCGACTTCATTTTCTAATAGTGAGTTTGCAAATAAGCATTCTAAATAGCAAGTTAATGCTGGCATCAAATGAGATGTCAGTGGTAATTAATGGAcaatatttaaataagtttcaCATGTAAAATTTTCCTACTCTTTTACAGGTCTACAGCCTGTAGTAGTAATTCAGTCAACGGATAACACTTACTTCTCCAGGCCTctgacttaaaaacaaaaagcaatactAGCACATATAGCAAGAATTATCTTGTAGCTTAACAGTATTGTTTATAAGGGTTTGAATTGATGGATGTGGCTATATGCCTAAAAGGCCTGGATCTGAGCAGGAGATCATCTActgtgcctttttaaaaaagaagaaataaggatTGTTTGCTGCGacttatttaatgaaaataagtgtTGCTTTTGCAGGGAGGTGCTTAAAGTAAAATCCTGTATCTGTCCATAATGCAATGTCATTCTTTGTAGGCAGTATGGAGGCTATGAATACTCTCAACAAAGTGGATTTGTCCCTCCCGACatgatgcagcagcagcagccttacACAGGGCAGATTTACCAGCCAACACAGACATACGCTCCAACTTCAGCACAGTCTTTTTATGGAAGTAATTTTGAGGATGAGCCTCCTCTATTAGAAGGTATAACTTATACTTTATGGCCAAAATCCAAAACTCCTCCCAATTTGGGGATAAGTTGAGTAACGGGGTGTGTATTCCCTACTTCTGAAAGTGCACAGTTGATTTGAAattcttattaattttttttttcatttatctgtATTTTGGTATATGAAATACATGTTCTTGTATGAACTTCTGCAGTTTTAGAATTGTGCTTTATTACTTCATACCAGCTGTTCTGTGGAAGACATAATTAAATAAAGGGATAACCTGACTTCATACAGCTCTCATGACAAAACACTTACTGTTTCTGTTGTTGCAAATAAAATTTACGCACTTTTTGTAAAATAGATCGATGCAGTTAGTTTTAGTTGATTCTTTGGTTAGAACTGAAATCTTTCATTGCTGAAGAGGAATGCTAAACACTGCAGAAATTCATATGTAGAATATAGCCTGTGCAGAATGCCAGAACGGATGTGTAGTTAGTCTCTGGATTGATAGTTTCAGTTTCCAGCTTATATCTGTCATTGGTCAGTACCAAACAACTAAAGACGCCCTTACTGCTACTGTTTAGAGAGATAGGTATTCATGATACCTTCCACCCTGCTATGCTTTTTTTGCATTCTtaaggaaaaactattttgtttACATAGATGCATCCCAGGGCCTGAGGTGGGCAAATAGTAACTGCATCCATAGCTAGGTTTTCATGCACAACTGTGGTCAAACTGTATGGATGGAGACTTGAAATCATATCTAGCTAGAGGGGGCTGTGAAACTCCCTTGCCGTGAGACACTGAGTGTTAAAaggggtgggtgggttttttagtGGGCTCGATGGCTGGTTTATGAAAGAGAAATCCACTGAGGGTAATTAAGTACAGACAGACTACTTTGAATTAGAAATCCTTGAGCCACCAGTCATTGGAAGCTTGGGGAGTCTGCATGTTCTGTGCTTATACTCTTTCATACGTATCTGCTTTTGGCCGCTTACAGGGACAGGGTACTGGGCTGAATGAACTTTTGGGCTGACCCAGAACACTGTACTTATGCTCTTATCTGGTCCTTTAGAAAACACCTTTTCCGAGCATTTGAGACCTGCGATCTGTGGAGGCAGAATGCTTAGCAGCTTGAGGAAAGATGGAATGACTCAATTCTCTGGATCTGCATAGGATGTTATCTGGAGATTTAAAAGTGGAGAGGCAGGGAAAACTAAAAGTGAAGTAAATGGGTGTgacaggaagggaaaatatgaaataaatatgcatAATTCTTTTCATGTAATTTGTAGAATTGGGGATCAATTTTGACCACATCTGGCAGAAGACACTAACAGTGCTCCACCCATTAAAAGTAGCAGATGGCAGCATCATGAATGAGACTGATTTGGCTGGACCAATGGTCTTCTGTCTAGCTTTTGGAGCCACATTATTACTGGTAAGATACTGATTGCAAAATATTACTGTTTGTGCATTAATATTCTTGGAAACACTGGGGGAAAAAGCCAAGCTACCTATAGGTTTATTGCAAGTGAATTCTTGGCATGGAGGCCAAAAAAAGCACATCCAGACCAAGAATTTGTAGCTGTATACATGGAagaggagctggggcttcaCACATCACTGATTGAAATTAATGGGTTCACTATGACTTTACTTCAGTGGAGTTTGAATCTAAGTCTTCGTGCTTGGTTTTTACATGGCAATTATTTCAATGTAAttgatatttcttttcatacttTGCTTTTGAGGAATATGGCTCTCTTTTGTCACAGGAATGGGTGTGACCCATGTTCTCAGATTTTTAcctgtttgggattttttttatagattgAGATATTTTACTTTCAGAATCATACCTTGGATTTTTGCAGCATCTCTGTTATCTTCCATCTTACCAGGAATCAGAACAATGGAcacattaaatatttgaatatttatttcatttcttcatttaggagtttcttttattttttaactcttaTTGTGTTTAATACTTGTCTATTTCTCTGATCTGtttcattgtatttctttgttCCATACTCTTTATTCATTGTTCTTTACTGATATTCAAGTGGCAAGGAGACTCACAATTCATGTGTAAAAAGTGATTTCATAAGTACTGATGTATTAGGCATGGCTTTCACTATCAAGAGTCAGTCTGGTAAAACACTTCTAAAGCAAACCTGTTCTCAAATTGTTTATACTTCTTAATACATCAGCAGCTGTTGAAGCCTGGTGGTTTATTTAGTTGAGCTTAATTGAAATAAGATTTTGCTTTAATGACTCAAAAGCCCCAGTTACGAAATGACAGAGTAGCAGCAAACAGCCTTCCTTGTCACTGAAAGcatcaatatttttaatcaggttttttttcctctttttttgccttcaggcactgcatttaatttttgcCTAAAATTTCCCATTGCTACGACACTTAGAACAGTGTTTTGGTACCAAGGGCACTTTAAGCCTACTTTAATAAGTAACCTTTATTTTTGGAAACTAGGCCAGTAGAATTAATGAACATGTTTATAATAGATATATTTGAATGTTCTTTTCCTGAGAAATTAACACTTTTTCctatgtgctttttatttttttttaaataccttgaGTGTAGTGAGAGAAAATAAGCTTAGCCTAGCAAAAAAGATTAAAGCGGATATGATTGCTTTCTATAGCGTTTGAGGAAGAAGAGCTGGATTATAAATAAACTTAGTTTGGAAGTTGTTGGTGAGAGACAAACCTCGAAGCTACACACCATCGTAGCTTCAGTAACTGCACAGTCCTGTGCTCCTGCAGTGATGAGCACCATGCATTTGTGCACATTTTGGTAGATGTTATAAGGGAAGCATTGGTCTTGCTGGAAAAACAGATTATGACATAGGATACATAAGTTTTGAAATAATGCATGCATGCTTTCTGCATACTTGTTAGTAAACAAAGTTCtgattttgactttttaaaatttatgcaAGTTAATTCTGCTCTTCATATACAGTGCTTTACAGCTCAGTTTCAACTGTTTCTGGGaattttttataatttacatTGTGCTATAACTTTATGGAGTCTCACAAATTAAAGGACTTTAGCTCTGGATTTGTCAAGAAGTTCCTGAATAACAATTTTTTGGTCTTTATACACCAGTTCTGTAAAGATTATTATTGCAAGTAATCAATTGGCATGAGAAGTTAGTTGATTAAACCCTGAAGAATTCAAAGGGTTTTGCAGCCCAGATCAAAGAATAACAATTCAATCAAAATCTGTTCATCAAGATAGGTAAAGTGAGGATAAATGTGCCTCTTGGGTGCCTGGAATATACGTGTGTCTTGGAATTCAGGTTGTGGGAAAATACTGCCTGTTGAATTTGAATATAAGAATTAGGGGTGGAGGACAATGGGgagaaagctttccttttccctttgtttgTGGGAGGCATTACTTGTTCTGGTAACTAATGTGCATTACTCTGCTTGACTTTCAGGCTGGTAAAATTCAGTTTGGTTATGTCTATGGAATAAGTGCAATCGGATGTTTAGGGATGTTTTGTCTCCTGAACTTAATGAGCATGACGGGTGTCTCGTTTGGCTGCGTTGCCAGCGTCCTTGGATACTGTCTTCTTCCTATGATCCTACTTTCCAGTTTTGCAATTGTATTTTCGTTGCAGTAAGTACCTAAACTTTATAATTTGGTTAAAGATTCCTCTCCTATGAGATGGTGAAGGAAGTtattaaaaggaattttcatATTCAGTGATGAAGCTGCATATAATTTGATTATGACAGGAATTTGTACTAAGTGTAAAAACCTAAATATCAACAGTCTTCAGGTGTTTATCTGATAAAAGATAGGTGAATACTGGTTTTATGTATAAGTCAATTAACAGCTTTTAAATACATAGACTGAAATAACAATATCAAGTTTGTTTTCAGTCAGCTTTGAATCTGACAAATCTTAGTACCTGTAAAGTCTAAAAGTAATTATAATTCAAGATGCATATTTGAATTTGACAAACAGAAGAAGATCAGTGTGATTACTCATAGCTATATGAAATTAGGGACTAGAAAGAAGGAACTTGCTACAGTTAATTTTACTCACTGCTTTTATGTTTCATATGCacaaagttaattttgtttggttttttttttttatgctgtcaTAATTGAATAACATCATTCTGAAGTCTTTACTGGaactatttcatttaaaaagtcaaagaTAAAAGCTGGAATTCATCTTAGAGTCTGTAAAAGGTGTTAGGAGGAGTCCAGTTACGACTCCTATAAGCATATATTCTTACAAGTCTTAcatgatttctctttttatttctgtctttgcagGGGAATGATAGGGATTATTCTCACAGCTGGGATTATTGGCTGGtgcagcttttctgcttccaaaatctttatttctgcCTTAGCAATGGAAGGACAACAACTTCTAGTAGCATACCCTTGTGCTTTATTGTATGGAGTCTTTGctctcatttctgtgttttgaataGACTGTCCAAACTGTTGGACTCCAGTGggccaaaatgaaaacatcaacTTGGAACATTTAGTTGGACCAGAAGCAGCTGCAAACAACTGTATAGTGTTGCTATCGCAAAACCTAGACCTGTTTTGAATCATCTGgaacaatgaaaacaaatgtcttGTGTTGACTTTTTTAGGACTTTGAATACTGTTTTCAATTGACCTGAGGTGTCTATAGCTTTAATAAGTGTTCATGCTTATCAAgttaatgtaatttctttcccaTTCCTATATCTTTAGAAAAGTAACTTTTGGTTGTTTATTTGagggttgtgttttttgtttgtttggggggtgggtgggtgggtttttgtttgtttgtttttgtgtttgggttttgttggtttttttgttttgttttgttttttaggggagtgagggagggagaagggttGCAGTTACAAATTGATAAATTTTTATCCGAAAACGTTAACAGAACTGCAGATGCCGTAGATTTGGGGTACTCTTTGAATAAATATGCAGTAATATGGAACCCATTTGCTGTCCCCTCTtaccaaaagcaaaatgcacAAATGAACACAAGCAATTAgagaattttctgtattttaacaaatataCTCTTAAGCTCTTTGGTctcatttatttgttcatttgatGTGATAGTATTTCAGGATTTAAGACACTTAAATTATGAATTAGAAAACAGATGCTTAAAAGTTAAAGGGATCTGTAATTCTGTCACACTTGAAATATGAATACATTTGGATGTCTAAGTAGCTATAGGTGAACTTGGATTTCTGAAAATGACTTCAACTAGAGTTTCTTTTCCTAATGGTGCACATACTAGTAGATGAAGAGTAATCTCTTTTACAGtacttccaagaaaaacaacattttgaaaatgttatgcTTGTCAGTATTGTAgttactgtaaaataatttaaggcATATTGATTaaattttccttaaattttgaaaaaggtgtttgaattttctaatttttcttttttaatggagTTCAATTACTAAAATAGAAACTTCAATATTGAAGCAAAATCATATTCAAAATTGTATTCAGTTAGTAGATTTGATACTTGCTTCAGTCACAAATACATAATCTTACATGAGAAGTATAATCTAGTTTGTGATGTAAGACTTCTTGTGACTAACAAGTGTGATAAGTAGGAAAGCAAAAGTGGTTGTTCTTCATGTAAGCACTTGCTAATTCTTAAGCAAGAAGAGGatacaaacatattttaactCATACTGGGGAGAGGAGGTTACTTACATAGGTAGTAACTCCCTGCCCATGccttggaaatgaaaaagctcTAACAAAGTGGTAGATTATAGCTACCGTTTCTTCATCAATTTAATCCAAGGGATTTCATTTTGTTGAATTTACCACAGGTGTTAGTCTGATGTTCATCTGTCATGTCCATGGAGTGATCTATTTGTAGACTTCAGGAGTTGAATCACTGGTCAGATGTGTTACATTAACACCTTCTGGTAAGACTCAATGTGCGAATGCATCTTCAAAAAGCTTTCATCTTACTGATACATGAATGAATAATTTCAAAGGCTCAGCACGCATTTTTGTTCACTCTTCCCTTAGTTCTGCACGTTCTCCTAAAAATACTTTCCTAGTGCCACTAGAAGTTACTGACAAGGTCATTCTTTGTTGGCCAGAGCCAGCTTTTGCTTGTGTCACTGGGAGTTGTGGGAAGTGTCATATGAGTGTAAAGCCATTAGGAACCAAACACTGATACACAAAACCATTCTGACTTGCGTTCTATACTGTTACAATGAATATTAAGATACATATGCATAAGAAACTTCAGTTTCCTTCCAGAAGCCAATTCAAAAGCCTAGATAATTTTCTACTTTGATATGTTATTACAAATTATAAAAGTGGTGGGTcgattttatttaacaaaatgttttactttgcaCTTTGGAATTCTGATTTCTTTGGATTAGTAGACCACATGTGCCCTGGTGCACAAAGTTCTTACTCCTTTTAATGAAGAACATTACCTGCTGATAGAGCACGATGTCCTGTATTTGTacaaataaattacagtgaTTACCTTTACTAATGACGCCTAATTAAATACAGAATTGTTCTAGTAAGTATAAAAGCTCACATACTTTCTTGAGCACATCAGGTTCTACTACtcaaatattgtatttttgtgAAGTGGGCTAATTAAGCTCACCTTGCATATACGAATGTGGTTCATTTCTTAAAGCTTGCACTGATTCTATAGATAGCTTCCAGGGTGATTACTTATGTGTTAAACTGTTAGAAATAACCTTTTCTATCACCACAGCATGAGCAAACTAAATGcagatgaaaaacattaaaattagcTTGTCTCAGTATAGCACTGGCAATACAGCTGCTGAGTTTGGAAAGACCAtatgaaaagatttatttagATATATATGTTCACAGCATCCTTGCTCTGGCAGTAGAGGATACTACATGCTCTACTCGAGCAGTGAGGTTTGACCAGTGAGTTTCAGGAGCATATTGTGTTCTTCAGCTCACACTGTGGAGAATTGATCAGTGAATTTCTAACTGGTCTCTTGGGGCAGGAGAGAAGCGGATGGGAGTAGAAGGTCAAACACTTCAATTCATAGAGGACTTTATAAAAACAGAATGTTATGTCTAGACTGGTAGTCTTAAATATCCCAAATTTCTGGTACATTAATTAATGTGATTCCACTGACTGTGTTTATTGCCTTTCCAAAATCAATTCCATTGATTTTCTGTAATAATGTTTTGTCCTAGATCTTGCTTCAATTTTAGTTACATTTCAGGCAATTTAATCTTGCCATCACATAGAATGGCAAGATTGTATGCTGTAATTCTTTACTCCCACGTGTGCATTTCGTATTTAttaggactttttttcctttaactttcTAAACCTGAACTCTCCCCCACAGTCTGTTAACATCAGTATTCTCATCTAGTTTTCAGATGAAATACTAACATTACTTGCTTCCATCCTGCGTTGTCTCTTGATGTGTTCATGTAACCCAGCTTAAAGCATTCAAATATGAATGCtagtgttgctttttttaaaatcacttttgttATCGCACCCAATCTTGAAATTACTTCCTGTTCTACAAAAGTTAAAAGTTTCCCAGTTTGTCCGTTTTTCGTCCCAGTTTGTCAATGTTTTGACAGTGACTCTGTTTTTTCAGGTCACTTGTTTTGCTATGAGGCAGCTGGGGGCTGCAGTTCAGTTTGTTTCTTAGGTAGTATTTCAGTAAGTATCAACAAATTACATGGCATGTCCTTTACTAAAAAGCATGGGTTTTCTGTGCTCTTATGCCTTTCATCCGTGCACTGGTGTTGGCATCTGTTCTTGAGGGGCTGTTACTTGTTTAGTGACGGATGAATACCATCAGAAGCCAGAGAGAACAGGGACTGATTTGGTATTTTGTGTGAAGCCAGATGTTCCTCCATCCTCGTGGCTGGAGAGGAGCATCCTGGGTTTGTGTGGGGAGCACCAACAGCGCTGTGCAGCAGCATCGCTAGTGCTTTGCACTGCCATCTCTCCAGAATGATTACCTCATTTCCAAGGAGCTGAGCGGTCCAGACTGGGTCACTGTAGAGGCCTTTCATCTGGGTCTGTAATAAGAAGCTGGAATACCCTTAGGCTTGTCTCCAGGTATCGGCACCAGGATGTTTTCACTGGATAAGCTGTGCACGAAGGAACTGGGACTCTCACTCCTCTAGGGACTGATGGTTGCAGTTGGGCAGATGCTTCGTGGTGGGAAGGCTGGGCTGGGTCACAGCCCGAGAGCAGGCAGTGGGAGGGAGTCACTCACTAATGCACCAACAGCGCATTAGTTTGTATCGATACCATTGCTTAAAAGTTTGCTAATGTTTTTAGGAACAACATTAGCTGAAACAACAGCCAGCGCTTTGGGGTATAACACGTTACACCACAGAAGCAGTATCTTTTCACTATGCCAGTTGATTTACCTGAACAAGCTTTCAGTCTCTGTGTTTTCACCGAGATGCCTTGGAGTGTCTGCTGGTAATGTTACATGCTGCATCTTAACAAAAAATGGAGGGACTGGGGCTTGCTGTTTCCTGCTTCTCCGCTGGGTGGGCCTGCAGCATACCTCATGTGCTACAACACGTCTGCTGTACTACTATATATC from Buteo buteo chromosome 24, bButBut1.hap1.1, whole genome shotgun sequence encodes the following:
- the YIPF5 gene encoding protein YIPF5; translated protein: MSGFDSFNTDFFQTSYSIDDQTQAYDYSGRPYSKQYGGYEYSQQSGFVPPDMMQQQQPYTGQIYQPTQTYAPTSAQSFYGSNFEDEPPLLEELGINFDHIWQKTLTVLHPLKVADGSIMNETDLAGPMVFCLAFGATLLLAGKIQFGYVYGISAIGCLGMFCLLNLMSMTGVSFGCVASVLGYCLLPMILLSSFAIVFSLQGMIGIILTAGIIGWCSFSASKIFISALAMEGQQLLVAYPCALLYGVFALISVF